The nucleotide sequence AGGGTTCCGAAAGGATCGCCATGGCGTCCTTCCGCGTCAGGAAGCACAACATATCCCCTCCGGACGTGCCGTCGGAACGGCCCGCAACATGGAGACCTCGCGGGCAGGTGCCTGGTAGAACAGACCCCCTTCATTTTCCATCGCGGGCCCCGGCGGGGGCCCGGGACGGCCGCGGGTCTGCCCGGGCGGCTGCGGGGAGTACACCCTGGCCGCCGGGCGCGAAGCCCGGGGGTGCACGCGCAATCCCGCTATTCCCGCTGGACCTTGATGGTCAGGCGGGCGGTCTTGCTCCGCCCGGCGGCGTCTTCGACGAAGAGGGTGTATTCCGTGTCCCGCTCGGGCGCGACCTTGACGCAGCGGCCGAGCGAGGGCCAGACATGTTCGACCGGCGGCTCCATCCGGACCTCGGCGGCGTTGGACACCCCGTAGCAGAGTTCGGCGCTCTCCCCCGGCCGGACGACGCCCGGCACGCCGTAAAAGGACAGGATCGTCAGTTCATCCCCGCCGTAGGCATCCACGATCTTCTGGTTCTGCGCCTCGGGCGACCGCTCCTGCAGCCGCTCCTGAAGCTGCAGGCTTGCGCTTCTCCTCGAGTGCCAGGTCCAGCCGAGATAGAGGGCGGCCACGAGGATGACGACCCCCAGCGCGCGGAAAAGCGGATGCCTCGATACACTCCCGTTCATGTCGGCTCCTTTCGGCTGCGGCTACTTGAGCACCGGGTCCATCCGCTGGGCGAAGAAATTGGAGACGGGCGTCACCCGGCTCAGCTTCACCATGGTCTCGATGGTGTCCTTGAGATGCACCCTGGACGCTTCCCGCGCCCTCTCCATGTCCTTCTCCCGGATCGCGGCCACGAGGCTGCGGTGCTGCCGGAGCACCTTCCTGTTGGCGAGGCGGGTACTGGAATTCAGGGCGTTGGACCTCATGGCGATGACCCCCCGCTCGGACATTCCCAGGAGGGTTTCATAAAGACGGGCCAGCAGGGTGTTGCGCGTGGCCTTGAAGATCGTGGAGTGGAGCACCGTGTTCCAGTAAGCCCCCAGGCTGGCCTCTTCGGGCCCCTGTTCGGCATGGATCCTCTCCAGCATCACGAGGCATTCCTCGAGCTTCTCCATGTCCCGGTCGTTGCGCCGCATGGCCGCCAGGGCGGTGGCTCCCGGGTCCAGGATCTGGCGTACCTCCATGACCTGGGACAGCATCTCCATCGGCCATACCTGGGCCTGGCCGAGCGCCTCTAGAGCCTCGCCCGAATCGTCCCCGGCCAGATAGATCCCCTGACGGTCCCGGATGTCCAGATACCCCAACGCCTCCAGTGAGATCAGGGCTTCCCGCAAGAGCGGCCGGCTGGTGGCGAGGAGCGCCGCCAG is from Acidobacteriota bacterium and encodes:
- a CDS encoding FadR family transcriptional regulator, encoding MNQTRRELIGRLTNLISKGEIVKGGKLPPERELAALLATSRPLLREALISLEALGYLDIRDRQGIYLAGDDSGEALEALGQAQVWPMEMLSQVMEVRQILDPGATALAAMRRNDRDMEKLEECLVMLERIHAEQGPEEASLGAYWNTVLHSTIFKATRNTLLARLYETLLGMSERGVIAMRSNALNSSTRLANRKVLRQHRSLVAAIREKDMERAREASRVHLKDTIETMVKLSRVTPVSNFFAQRMDPVLK
- a CDS encoding YdgA family protein, which translates into the protein MNGSVSRHPLFRALGVVILVAALYLGWTWHSRRSASLQLQERLQERSPEAQNQKIVDAYGGDELTILSFYGVPGVVRPGESAELCYGVSNAAEVRMEPPVEHVWPSLGRCVKVAPERDTEYTLFVEDAAGRSKTARLTIKVQRE